The nucleotide window TTGGAGCATAGAGCTTGTCGTTTCAGGGTGTAAAATCAGTGCTGGAAGTGATGGTAACGTTGCTTGGAGACAAACTCCATGGCACCATTCTCATGCCTCTCGTGGTCCTGCTAGGCCTCTTCGTCGTTCCTTACAGGtactttttttcaattcaaattaGCAAATTATTACCCTTTTCTCACTTTAATTAGTGTGTCGTCCTTTATTAATCATAATGTAATATAAAGTAAAATTAAGTGAAAAGACGAATTATTCCATCAACTTAAGGAATTTTCGTAGCCCAATAGAGTTTAATTTTTCGTATCCCATAGTGTGTGGATAGACAAACATTCTTTGATTCTCAAGGACAAAGCGGTATGTTCTTTCACAGCTGTGCGGGGTCTCATGTCTGGTATCTACCTGGAAGTTGTTAAGTGTGAAATGATCCGTCAACCTATTCAAAATTTGTTTGGTGTTCTTTTGACTTTAATCAtccagttgacctacttcaaattaaagttctgttttccttttgctttttccaCGGTCGAGCTATCTCTTTCGTTTTTAAATCAACTAATTATTCAAATAAGTATTCCAATTAGCCAGTTAGCCTAATATTTCTATGATCTGGATCAAGCAGTCAACGTTGACATCAGGTTGATGTCTAATCCGCCCTTTTTTTACTAGAGTCTATTTACGAATCCCACGTTGTGGGTCACATGGCTTGATATACCCAAATCCCACAAATTTAAACATATTGACCCCATCAACTAGTTCCTTTAGCCAAAATTGGAACAGTAGAAATGTATAACAAACAAGAAGCCAGCACTACTGAAAATGACACCTCGATGTGACCAGAAGCCCCAGAGGAAAAATAGACATTATGTTGTGGAACGAATAGAGCTTTCAGTTTATATTTTCAGAGGCGGATTTAAGGTGGCTTATGTGGGTTAAATATTAGGACTAACTGAACCGATTGATGTCAGTTCAAATCATGTATACGTAGCAAAAAAATTTAAGACATATAATAAGATTACAATGATCATTCTCAGTTCTCACTCTACTGAATTTTGATCCTGAATCCACCTTTATTTACATATGGACTAATTGGTTTTCTAATCAATTGAACAGGGTATTGATCCAAGGTCAACTGCTAATTTGTTCTCCAATTCCATTTTCGTCGGAGAGAAGACTATAAATGGGGAAGACTGCTTTATATTAAAGCTTGAAGCAGGTCCTTCAACTCTGAAAGCAAGAAGCAGCTGCAATGTAGAGATTATGAGGCATACCGTTTACGGATACTTCAGCCAAAGGACAGGCCTTTTAGTAAATCTAGAGGATACACATCTTCTAAGAATAAAAGCCCCTGGAAATGATGTCTTCTGGGAAACAATAATGGAGTCATTAATCCAAGATTATCGAACGCTTAATGGGGTTAACATCGCACATGGCGGCAGGACATCAGTTTCTCTATTCAGGTTCGGCGAGAACTCAGAAGGACACACCAGAACAAGGATGGAAGAAGTCTGGACCATTGAAGAAGTCGACTTCAACATAAAGGGACTCTCTATGGACTGTTTCTTGCCACCTAGTGACTTGAAGAAAGAAGATGAAGCATGTGGGATAGTCATGAATCATGACGCGACGAAAAAGAACTCAAGGATGGCATTTAAGATTCATGCCAACACTCCTAAATTGATAGTTTCTGGGAAAGGTGTAACGGTTGCCAAAATCGTGGCTATTGATGAAGAAGATTCAGAAGAATATAAACCAGATGAAGACTTATAAAATTTAGCAGTTGTATTTGATATCCTGTGGTCATTTTTGTACATAGAGCACCACAAGGATTCGTCTATGTATAAAGTatttatatacatatacatatctTGATTACTCAACTTGAAGGTTGGGTTTTTACAGTTAAATTACTAAATGAAAATATTTCTGCCAAGATGAGGTTTTATATATCtattacaacaacaataaataaataggCTTTATTCCAAGCAAGTAAGGGACAGTTACATGAATTTTCATTGTTCTTGTTGCTACATTCAAGTCTTAATctaatattataaattatatcAATTCTCAGAAAATCCTATGGACATACACATGTGCAAGCCTTGAAGAAGGATCTAATTGTCTAGGCAGTCCACCTAGGTTTCTTTTAAGAGAGAACTATAGAAAACCTTAATCCTCTGTTCCCCGCAACACTGGAATGA belongs to Nicotiana tabacum cultivar K326 chromosome 6, ASM71507v2, whole genome shotgun sequence and includes:
- the LOC107776132 gene encoding uncharacterized protein LOC107776132 is translated as MRTLCPNLDREDGLETVLEVPIPEEMFASHKNRSWHNMKSWVKFHTLDKSADSIFGGRNAEIQLLLGVVGAPLIPHPIRCDHSLNKKINDHPIEASVAKYIVQQYIAAAGGANALNSIDSMYAMGKVKMLATEFIAGDGIGLNNNGKVMKNIKSVKNVPGEMGGFVLWQKRPDLWSIELVVSGCKISAGSDGNVAWRQTPWHHSHASRGPARPLRRSLQGIDPRSTANLFSNSIFVGEKTINGEDCFILKLEAGPSTLKARSSCNVEIMRHTVYGYFSQRTGLLVNLEDTHLLRIKAPGNDVFWETIMESLIQDYRTLNGVNIAHGGRTSVSLFRFGENSEGHTRTRMEEVWTIEEVDFNIKGLSMDCFLPPSDLKKEDEACGIVMNHDATKKNSRMAFKIHANTPKLIVSGKGVTVAKIVAIDEEDSEEYKPDEDL